The Eurosta solidaginis isolate ZX-2024a chromosome 4, ASM4086904v1, whole genome shotgun sequence genome includes a window with the following:
- the Rilpl gene encoding RILP-like protein homolog: MPGFHINDMGEMVLDAIDDIAVVDVYDLASDIGKEYERIIDRYGTDAVTDLMPKIINTLELLEALATKNERENVTIQELRDKITQLESEKSEKAEYRRRFEREMEVLEEQWRTETNELVEMVQTLQDENKRLVKQTQDLQSSSAHSSGLGASLTESIISITNNELNSALTDTQVLQRLKDQIYKQRDELKQKDHELQEKYGEIENLHIQMDRLKSSGRDAHRRRKMLQAQVKTLCEERADFLAQLQDQYRDINHLRKQLGLAEKENEDLVKSGSDDPNDPNRPRYTTLQLKELICERDELITTVDNLTEELKSLKPGSNAKVGAAGGGGDSSSYDYDDKDDEVDDESQEAHEAVCGTPPEHDAPVQGPLPYEPDDAPWKKSNESGIRKFFRRLFSDTSDTSKRSLATLSKMALSATPGNLETK, encoded by the exons ATGCCCGGCTTTCATATCAATGATATGGGTGAAATGGTGCTCGATGCCATCGATGACATCGCCGTTGTTGATGTTTACGATTTAGCATCGGATATTGGCAAGGAATATGAAAGAATTATCGATCGTTATGGCACCGATGCAGTTACGGATCTCATGCCAAAGATTATCAATACCCTAGAATTGCTTGAGGCATTAGCTACAAAAAATGAGCGCGAGAATGTCACTATACAAGAGCTTCGTGATAAAATTACACAATTGGAAAGTGAAAAATCAGAAAAAGCCGAATATCGAAGACGCTTCGAAAGG GAAATGGAAGTACTTGAAGAGCAATGGCGCACCGAAACTAATGAACTTGTAGAAATGGTACAAACCTTACAGGATGAGAATAAGCGCCTTGTGAAGCAGACGCAAGATTTGCAATCATCTTCTGCCCATTCATCTGGCCTGGGTGCTAGTTTGACTGAAAGTATTATAAGTattacaaataatgagttaaataGTGCGCTAACGGATACCCAAGTATTGCAACGCTTGAAAGACCAGATTTATAAGCAACGTGATGAGCTGAAACAAAAAGATCATGAATTGCAAGAAAAATATGGAGAAATAGAAAAT CTGCATATACAAATGGACCGTTTGAAGTCCTCAGGACGCGACGCTCATCGCCGCCGCAAAATGTTGCAAGCTCAAGTGAAGACGCTGTGTGAAGAGCGCGCTGATTTTCTTGCACAATTACAAGACCAATACCGTGACATAAATCATTTACGCAAACAACTTGGTCTGGCAGAGAAGGAGAATGAAGATTTGGTTAAGTCTGGCAGTGACGACCCCAACGATCCGAATCGTCCGCGTTACACAACTTTACAATTGAAGGAGTTAATTTGTGAACGCGATGAATTGATCACCACCGTTGATAATTTAACAGAAGAGCTGAAATCACTCAAACCCGGCAGTAATGCCAAAGTGGGAGCGGCAGGTGGTGGTGGTGATTCAAGTTCGTATGATTATGATGACAAAGATGATGAAGTTGATGATGAATCACAAGAAGCACATGAAGCTGTGTGTGGCAC GCCACCTGAGCACGATGCACCTGTACAAGGACCATTACCTTACGAGCCAGACGATGCACCTTGGAAGAAGAGCAATGAATCGGGCATACGCAAATT tttccgCCGCCTATTCTCCGACACTTCGGACACTTCAAAACGTTCATTGGCTACGCTATCAAAAATGGCTCTTTCTGCCACACCTGGAAATTTGGAAACCAAATAA